From the genome of Pseudonocardia sp. EC080619-01:
ACCGTTCGTCGTCGCGGGCGAGATGTGGCAGCTGATGGTCAAGGTGTTCGTCCTGGCCGTCCGGAAGCCCGTCGGGTTCTGGGGCGACACCCGCGACCAGTGCTTCGACATCCTCAAGCTCACCTGGCTGCCGATGTCGCTCGCGGCGTTCGGGTTCGGTTTCGGTGCGCCGGGCCTGACCGGCGGCGCGATCTTCTACACCTTCGGCATCCCCTACCGGCTCGGTGCGTTCTTCGAGTTCGCGTCGGTGCGCGAGTTCGCCCCGTTCATCAACGGGATGGTCGTCGCGGGCGTCGTCGGCACGGCGATCACCGCCGACCTGGGCGCCCGGCGCATCCGGGACGAGATCGACGCGATGGAGGTCCTCGGCGTCGACCCGATCCGCACGCTGGTGCTCCCGTGGGTGCTCGCCTGCACGATCATGACCGCGGTCCTGGACATCCTGGCGCTGGTCGTCGGCCTGGTCAGTGGCTACGTCGCCGCAGGCCCGATCTTCGACGCCAGCTACGCGGGCTACTACGGCTCCCTGTTCGACCTGCTCAACACGGTCGACCTGTGGGGCAGCGTCGCGAAGTGCGCGCTGTACGGCCTGATCATCGGCGTCGTCTCCTGCTACGTCGGCCTGAACGCCAAGGGCGGCCCGATGGGCGTGGGCCGGGCCGTGAACCAGTCGGTCGTCATCTGCTTCGCCGGTGTCTGGGTCATCAACTTCGTGTTCACGCTGACCATGCTCGGCCTGAACCCGCAGATGAGCGTCTACAAGTGAGGAGGTGTCGGGAGACATGACACAGCTCGACGACCGCGGCTCCGGCCGCGACCCCGAGGAGTCCGAGCTCCGGGCACCCGAGAAGCAGGGCGTCGACGTCAGCCTGGGCTCGATCGCCGGCAAGATGCGGGGTGGCCTGAACGAGGCGGGCGACATCGGCCGGTTCACCGCCGACGTCGTCCGGGACTTCCCGGACATGTTCCGGCGCTACGTGCCCGAGGTGTTCCGCCAGGCCGGGATCCTGATCTTCAGTTCCGCGCTGATCATCTGGTTCATGATGTTCATCATGGGCGGGCAGTGCGGCCTGGAGGCCAGCTACACGCTCAAGCAGATCGGCGCCCCGCTGTACTCCGCGGTGTTCGACGCCTACTGCGGACTGCGCGAGCTCTCGCCGTACATGTGGGGCTGGATCCTCGCGGCGAAGGTCGGCTGCGGCTACGTCGCCGAGATCGGCTCCATGCGGATCTCCGACGAGATCGACGCCATGGAGGTCATGGGCATCAAGTCCAAGTCCTTCCTGGTCGGCACCCGGATCGCGGCCACCGTGATCGCGGTGCCGTTCATGTACTTCGTCGGCCTGGCGATCCTCTACCTCGCGATGTACCTGGTCACCGTGGTCAACCTCGGTGGCGTGTCACCCGGCGGGTTCCTCTACCTGTTCTGGCTGTACCAGAGCCCCTACGACATGACGGCGGCGCTGACGAAGGTGATGGTCGAGTCGATCGTCATCGTCGGTGTGGGGCTGTACTACGGCTACAACGCCAGTGGGGGCCCGGTCGGCGTCGGCCGGGCGACCGCCAAGTCCATGATCATCAATCTGGTGCTGATCTCCGCGATCGGCGCGATCGGCACCCTCGCCTTCTGGGGGCTCGACACGAACTCGCCGATCGCCAACTGACCGGCCGGGGTCCCGGCCGCACCACTCCCCGCGGCCGGGCCCCGGCATCCGTCCCGATCACCAAGCCACCCCGACGCTCCCCC
Proteins encoded in this window:
- a CDS encoding ABC transporter permease, producing the protein MTQLDDRGSGRDPEESELRAPEKQGVDVSLGSIAGKMRGGLNEAGDIGRFTADVVRDFPDMFRRYVPEVFRQAGILIFSSALIIWFMMFIMGGQCGLEASYTLKQIGAPLYSAVFDAYCGLRELSPYMWGWILAAKVGCGYVAEIGSMRISDEIDAMEVMGIKSKSFLVGTRIAATVIAVPFMYFVGLAILYLAMYLVTVVNLGGVSPGGFLYLFWLYQSPYDMTAALTKVMVESIVIVGVGLYYGYNASGGPVGVGRATAKSMIINLVLISAIGAIGTLAFWGLDTNSPIAN
- a CDS encoding ABC transporter permease — translated: MTTPGTLTQSPDDSVEVPRRTTGAGGAGVLKKAAEPFVVAGEMWQLMVKVFVLAVRKPVGFWGDTRDQCFDILKLTWLPMSLAAFGFGFGAPGLTGGAIFYTFGIPYRLGAFFEFASVREFAPFINGMVVAGVVGTAITADLGARRIRDEIDAMEVLGVDPIRTLVLPWVLACTIMTAVLDILALVVGLVSGYVAAGPIFDASYAGYYGSLFDLLNTVDLWGSVAKCALYGLIIGVVSCYVGLNAKGGPMGVGRAVNQSVVICFAGVWVINFVFTLTMLGLNPQMSVYK